The Phycisphaeraceae bacterium genome contains the following window.
GGCTCAGGAACTCCGCGCCATCACCCAGGCGCTCGGCTCATGCAACGATCTCACCATTCTCCTGACCCTCCTCGACACTCTCCAGCGTCCCGACGCCGCCCACCTGGCATCCCTCGCCCGCGCCGAACATGCCCACCAACTCCACACCGCACGCTCCCGCGCCCGCTCCGCCTTCGCCCCCAAGCCGTCGCACTTGGTAGACTTCCTCCGCGATCTCCACCGCTCCTGGACCCGCTCGGCGTGAAACCACCCCGCCCCGCTCCCCAATCAACCCTGTTCAGGCCCACACGGAACCCTCCTCATGTCCGAATCCCCATTCCCACTCAATGAACGCGGGCGCGCGTGCGAACCCAACGTCACCGACGACGAACGCACCTGGGCCCTCCTCTGTCATCTCTCGCTCCTGGGCCACCTCGTCCTCCCACTGGTCACCATCATCGCCCCGATCCTTATCTGGGCATCCAAGAAAGACCAATCACGCTTCCTCGATGACCACGGCCGCGAAGTCATCAACTTTCAAATCACCATCCTTATCTACTCCGTCGTCCTCCCCATCCTCGC
Protein-coding sequences here:
- a CDS encoding DUF4870 domain-containing protein encodes the protein MSESPFPLNERGRACEPNVTDDERTWALLCHLSLLGHLVLPLVTIIAPILIWASKKDQSRFLDDHGREVINFQITILIYSVVLPILAAVIGTITCGVGLILLVPAAFLPYVLGCIGMIMGSVAANRGEYFRYPMTFRFIH